From the genome of Prevotella herbatica, one region includes:
- a CDS encoding DUF1573 domain-containing protein — protein sequence MKKIITIAMMLMAFFTMASAQKEADIRFDKVTVDLGAFSEKDPVQKTTFTFTNVGDGPLVINQAVASCGCTVPSYPKAPIMPGQKGEIKVTYNGAGKFPGKFKKSITIRTNGKTEMTRLYIEGVMNEAK from the coding sequence ATGAAAAAGATTATTACAATAGCAATGATGCTGATGGCATTTTTTACAATGGCTTCTGCACAGAAAGAAGCTGACATCAGATTTGACAAAGTGACGGTTGATCTTGGAGCTTTTTCGGAAAAAGATCCTGTTCAAAAAACAACATTCACTTTTACAAATGTTGGTGATGGTCCTCTTGTAATCAATCAAGCTGTTGCAAGTTGTGGATGCACTGTTCCTTCTTACCCAAAAGCACCAATAATGCCCGGACAAAAAGGTGAAATAAAGGTCACTTATAATGGTGCTGGCAAATTTCCTGGTAAATTCAAAAAGAGCATTACTATACGTACTAACGGCAAGACAGAAATGACACGCCTTTATATAGAAGGTGTTATGAACGAAGCTAAATAA
- a CDS encoding GDP-L-fucose synthase family protein, with product MLDKNSKIYVAGHHGLVGSAIWNNLKSRGYNNLIGRGHHELDLTDQYAVKKFFDEERPDAVVLAAAFVGGIIANSLYRADFIMQNMKIQCNVISNAYSHGVKKLLFLGSTCIYPKNAPQPMKEEALLTSPLEYTNEEYAIAKIAGLKMCESYNLQYGTNYIAVMPTNLYGPNDNFHLENSHVMPAMMRKIYLAKLIHDNNWDEIRVDMDKRPINPTDKLCAIIGEGNVDGKNEKERILKALAFYGIEDNKVTLWGDGSPLREFLWSEDMADASVHVLLNVDFKDIIGIEKYSSVFYGAKINGAVDRNNSEGRGGALPKLGEIRNCHINVGTGKELTIKELANIVVRTVGFEGDVIWDDSKPNGTPRKLIDVDKLHRLGWTHKVEIEDGVERLYEWYRDSLKK from the coding sequence ATGTTAGATAAGAATAGTAAGATATATGTTGCCGGTCATCATGGACTTGTAGGATCGGCAATTTGGAATAACCTTAAATCAAGAGGTTATAATAATCTGATTGGTCGTGGTCATCATGAACTTGACCTGACCGATCAGTATGCTGTAAAGAAATTCTTTGATGAAGAGCGCCCAGATGCTGTGGTCCTTGCGGCAGCATTTGTTGGTGGAATCATTGCCAACTCTCTTTATCGTGCAGATTTCATTATGCAGAACATGAAGATTCAGTGTAATGTAATAAGCAATGCATATTCACATGGAGTGAAGAAACTGTTGTTTTTGGGTAGTACTTGCATATATCCTAAAAATGCTCCGCAGCCAATGAAGGAAGAAGCTTTGCTTACTTCTCCGTTAGAATATACTAATGAAGAGTATGCAATAGCAAAGATTGCCGGACTTAAAATGTGTGAGAGTTATAACTTGCAGTATGGTACAAACTATATTGCTGTTATGCCTACCAACCTTTATGGTCCTAATGACAATTTCCATTTGGAGAATAGTCATGTCATGCCAGCTATGATGCGTAAGATTTACTTGGCTAAGCTTATTCATGACAATAACTGGGATGAGATTCGTGTGGATATGGACAAGCGTCCTATAAATCCAACCGACAAGTTATGCGCAATAATAGGAGAAGGTAATGTTGACGGAAAGAACGAGAAAGAACGCATTCTTAAGGCTCTTGCTTTTTATGGTATAGAAGACAATAAGGTCACTCTTTGGGGTGATGGAAGTCCGCTTCGTGAATTTTTGTGGAGTGAGGATATGGCTGATGCCAGCGTTCACGTGTTGTTAAATGTTGACTTCAAAGATATAATTGGTATTGAGAAATATTCAAGTGTATTCTATGGTGCAAAGATCAATGGTGCTGTAGATAGAAACAACAGTGAAGGTCGTGGTGGAGCATTGCCTAAGTTAGGTGAAATTCGTAACTGTCATATCAATGTTGGTACAGGTAAGGAACTAACCATAAAGGAACTAGCAAACATTGTTGTAAGGACTGTCGGTTTTGAAGGCGATGTTATCTGGGATGACAGCAAGCCAAATGGTACTCCGCGTAAGTTGATAGATGTTGATAAACTTCATCGTCTCGGTTGGACTCATAAAGTTGAGATTGAAGATGGTGTAGAACGTCTTTATGAATGGTATAGAGATTCATTGAAGAAGTAA
- the proS gene encoding proline--tRNA ligase → MAKELKELTKRADNYSQWYNDLVSKADLAEQAPVRGCMVIKPYGFAIWEKMKEQLDKEFKKTGVQNAYFPLLIPKSFLSKEAEHVKGFAKECAVVTHYRLKSSEDGKTVVVDPAAKLDEELIIRPTSETIIWNTYRGWIHSWRDLPLMCNQWCNVMRWEMRTRPFLRTSEFLWQEGHTAHATRVEAEAEAQKMLKVYADFAENWMAVPVLQGVKSETERFAGALDTYTIEAMMQDGKALQSGTSHFLGQNFAKSFDVTFLNKENKPEYVWATSWGVSTRLMGALIMVHSDDNGLVLPPKLAPIEVVIVPIFKGDEQHNAISTKLQPVIDKLQELGISVKYDDSDNKRPGFKFADYELKGVPVRLVMGGRDLENNTIEIMRRDTLEKENVSFDGIVERVKDLLDNIQNNMFEKARKYRDAHVYECDNYDEFKERVKDGGFYLCHWDGTEETEAKIKEDTQATIRCVPFAYEQTEGIDMVSGKPAKCRVIIARSY, encoded by the coding sequence ATGGCAAAAGAACTTAAAGAACTTACCAAGCGAGCTGACAACTATAGCCAGTGGTATAACGACTTGGTATCAAAGGCAGACCTAGCTGAACAGGCACCTGTCCGTGGTTGTATGGTAATTAAGCCATACGGTTTCGCTATTTGGGAAAAGATGAAGGAGCAACTTGACAAAGAATTCAAGAAAACAGGTGTGCAAAATGCATACTTTCCTCTCCTAATTCCAAAGAGTTTCCTTAGTAAAGAAGCTGAACACGTAAAAGGATTTGCCAAGGAATGTGCTGTAGTAACTCATTACAGACTTAAATCAAGTGAAGATGGAAAAACTGTTGTTGTTGATCCAGCTGCTAAACTTGATGAAGAACTGATAATCCGTCCTACTTCTGAAACTATTATATGGAATACATATAGGGGATGGATACATTCTTGGAGGGATCTTCCTCTAATGTGCAACCAGTGGTGTAACGTTATGCGCTGGGAAATGCGCACACGTCCTTTCCTTCGCACATCAGAATTCCTTTGGCAAGAAGGTCATACTGCACATGCAACTCGCGTAGAGGCAGAAGCAGAAGCACAGAAAATGCTAAAGGTATATGCAGACTTTGCAGAAAATTGGATGGCTGTACCTGTACTACAAGGTGTTAAGAGCGAAACTGAACGTTTTGCCGGAGCACTTGACACTTACACTATTGAGGCCATGATGCAGGATGGTAAAGCTTTACAAAGCGGAACAAGTCACTTCCTTGGGCAAAATTTCGCAAAGAGTTTTGATGTTACATTCCTAAACAAAGAAAACAAGCCAGAATATGTATGGGCAACATCATGGGGAGTAAGCACACGCCTTATGGGTGCACTCATTATGGTTCACAGCGATGACAACGGACTTGTTCTTCCTCCAAAGCTAGCTCCTATCGAGGTAGTAATAGTACCTATTTTCAAGGGTGACGAACAGCACAATGCTATTTCTACTAAATTGCAACCTGTAATAGACAAACTACAGGAACTTGGAATAAGCGTTAAATATGATGATTCTGACAACAAGAGACCAGGATTCAAGTTTGCTGACTATGAACTGAAAGGTGTTCCTGTACGTCTAGTAATGGGTGGACGTGATTTAGAAAACAACACAATAGAAATCATGCGACGTGACACTTTGGAAAAAGAGAACGTCAGCTTTGATGGAATTGTTGAGCGAGTTAAGGACCTGCTTGATAATATTCAGAATAACATGTTTGAGAAAGCAAGAAAATATCGTGATGCTCACGTTTACGAATGTGACAACTATGATGAATTCAAGGAACGTGTTAAAGACGGAGGTTTCTATCTATGTCACTGGGATGGCACAGAAGAAACTGAAGCTAAGATTAAAGAAGACACTCAGGCTACTATAAGATGTGTCCCATTTGCTTACGAGCAAACCGAAGGCATTGATATGGTATCAGGCAAGCCTGCAAAATGTCGTGTAATTATAGCAAGAAGTTACTAA